The Allorhodopirellula heiligendammensis genome includes a window with the following:
- a CDS encoding MgtC/SapB family protein, with amino-acid sequence MFSPHDVSDFITIAIAAVCGGVLGLEREVADKPAGVRTHIFVCAGSALLMILSQEIVDQFQEGFPDAMLSPDPIRTLQAIVVGISFLGAGTIVRQKHEGVEGLTTAATIYLTAGIGVAIAVDRVGLGVALTLFATIVLVLLKWLTDSIAKFKTRRGKDA; translated from the coding sequence ATGTTTTCCCCTCACGACGTTTCTGATTTTATTACGATTGCTATCGCCGCAGTTTGTGGAGGCGTGTTGGGCCTCGAAAGAGAAGTCGCTGACAAGCCTGCGGGAGTTCGTACGCACATTTTTGTTTGCGCGGGCTCGGCCTTGTTGATGATTTTGAGCCAAGAGATTGTTGATCAGTTTCAAGAGGGATTTCCCGACGCCATGCTCAGTCCGGATCCCATTCGCACCCTGCAAGCGATTGTAGTCGGGATCAGCTTTCTCGGTGCGGGAACCATCGTGCGTCAAAAACATGAGGGCGTCGAAGGCCTAACGACTGCCGCAACAATTTATCTCACCGCTGGCATCGGTGTCGCGATCGCGGTCGATCGCGTCGGTTTGGGAGTGGCATTGACGCTGTTCGCCACCATCGTCTTGGTGCTGCTGAAGTGGCTCACCGACAGCATTGCCAAATTCAAAACGAGACGAGGTAAAGACGCCTGA